The region GAAAACTCCCTAAAATTTTCTATCTGTGACGTAACATATTTCTGTTTCAAAGCCCAAATTCCTCCTCTGGATTATCACATTCAGTtttgaaaggagaaaatagaCCAGAATAGGAATTTAAGCATATAGAGGACTAACTGTAattataaaaacaacaaacaaataaaaaaatctattgaTATCAAATTGAaacccactcatggcaacctcgtgcaTTACCGAGGAGAATTTTTCCATAGGGGTttttgggtgtaatctttacagaagtgaatCGCCAGACCTTTCATCTGTAGTGCTgctgagtagattcaaactgtaaaCCTTTAGGTTTATACTGGGGTGACACCAGAAATCAACATGAGGAAGGACagaaaaacatcagaaaaacaagcgGTTCTAGTTACGCAAGAGAGTTAGAGAGACAGTAGTAAAAATCTAAAGCTATTGGTCTTACAGACTTGATTGTACCTGATTGTCTCTTCCTCTGcatgaaactgactcaacagtaaaaaCAGTAACCAGTGTATATGTTCATATTACCCAGTTTCCTGAAGAAAGTAGCACTTATTCTCCAAGATAAGATTCCCTGAAGTCCACATTAagaagaaaatatgctttgtTGAATTATGCTAGGTCAATGGAAACTATAAAGAAGGATTTGAAATTTCCAttaatctttggttttctgaGATCAGTTTCTTGCTCCATAGATTCCTCATGGCATTTTtcacctcagcatttctcaggatATAACTCAGAGGGTTAGGAAAATGTGTTCAAATTCTATAGAACACAGTTATCATATCCATGGGGAAGGTAGTTGTGGGgcatgtgtatataaatatacagggAACAAAGAACAAGATGACTACAATGATACGGGAGATGCAAATGGAAAGggcttttttcctcccttcagcACTGTGGTTTCTCAGGGAATGCAGGATGATTACATAGGAGAACGTTCGCATGATAAAAATCATTATGCAAAGGGCCCCACTATTGGACACCAGTAGCAGGTTGATCACATAGGTGTCTGTACAGGCAAGTTTCAACAAGGGCCGAAAGTCACATAAATAGTGATCAATCACATTGGGACCACAGAAAGGTAAACTCAAAGTCAGAAAAATCTGAACTGAAGAATGCACACAGGCCCCTACCCAGGCTATAGCTACCAACACACTGCAGACCCACTGGGTCATGATGCTCATGTAATGCAGGggtttacagatggccacatagcggtcaactGCCGTCAGCACAAGGATCAAGATCTCCTGGCAGCCAAAGAAATGAAGTGAAAAGATTTGGATCATGCACTCATTAAAAGAGATGGTGTTATTCTTCAGAAGGGTGTCCACAATCATTCTAGGGGCTATGGAAGTGGAGAAGTAGGTATCAGATAAGGATaagtagaaaaggaagaagtacattGGACTCCCAAGTGCCCAACTGGTCTTGATGGTAATAATAATCAATGAGTTACCCAATAATGTCCCTAagtagaaaagcaagaaaaaggcaaacgctattttctttttaacaggaTCTTGAGTCAACCCAAGCAGAATGAACTCAGTCACATTATTATTCAGCAGCATGATTTCATGAATGAGAAGATGGTACAAGTATGAAATAGTTTAtatgaaaaacaaatttaaaaaatacagttatTTATGATGGTATGCAacagtttgaaatattttaagcaaATTAATTTCTGGTGCTATGCAATGTTATGGGATATcatgagcaaaaaataaatattccaCATCAGGGACATTCTAGCTATTTATCCTAATGAGTCACTTCACCTCTTTGTTCCTCAATTTTGTAATGACCTCTTCAGAGAGTggttttaaatttcaaataagcTTATGAAGGATACTTTCCTAAATCACTTTTAAAATGCAATTCCTTGTTAACATGTTTCTGCTCTTATTAATTTGATTTATTTGATAAATAAAAAATCAGGGTATATGATGCCAGTGTATTATTTAATAGTTTTCACATTCAGTAGACCATTGGGCCCACGTTTTGCATGGTTGGTTTATCAGGCAGCATTTAGGATACATTTGTCTTCTTTTTGAATTTAATGTTATAAATATAAAGTCACACACTGTTCCTGTCCACATAAATAATGTCTTATTTCTTCATACATTTATTACATATTagtgatacatacatatataagtgTATATTACTCATGAAcatataataaacaaacaaaaacattgccacgAAGTGGATTCTACTCATGGAGTCcacgtgtgttacagagtggaactgctccatagttttttttttttttttgagataatttttatagaaacagatcaccaggactttcttccttggttgtggtgagtgggtttgaattctgAATCTTTATGTTACTAATTGAGTaaaaaccatttatgccacccagggaccaacaaatatatgacccagtaattacTGAACACTCATTTCCATTTCCAGATATTTCAGCTTGAAAAAGGAAGCTATTGTGATCAAAGAAGATACTTTgcgttatttcaatgttttggattttgttgaaggttgctctgtagcctaacatgtggtctattctggagaaccttccatgtgcattggaaaagaaagtgtactttgcagctcttgggtagagtattctgtatatatctgtgaggtcaagttggctgattgtgcactttagcttttctgtatctttgttgagtgtctttctacatgttctgtcctttaccaagagtggtgtgatGAAATCTGCCTTTATTGTGGAacagtcaatttctcttttcagtgctgttagagtttgttgtatgtgtttttgagccttgtcattgggtacacagatgtttattatggttaaattcatgatggatcatttctttaatcattatatagttatagtgcccttctttgttttttatggtgggttttgttttaaagtctattttacctgagattagtattgccactcctgctctcttttggtagttatttgtttGATATATGTTTTcccttctttgatttttaataaatttacatctttccttctgaggtgtgtctcttgtagacacgtattgatggatcctggtttttaatccattctgtcaccctctgtctctttatgtgtgcatttataccatttacattcagtgtaattattgagagGTGTAAGTTTACTGCGGTCACTTTGtagtttcttttgtgtgtgtgtgtgtagtgacattttctttgttcctcttactctcctgttctgagttccttttgtttgtggatttctttttgtagattttgtttttattgagattttatgtttttcttctttattttgatgagtatatttgttaactttctttgttgttaccttgtaTTGACTCttaccttcctaggtttgaaccagttcattattacttggtatcaccttgccttcctctccattaaacAATTCTacacctacaccgtttattcccgcTTTTATCgtcctgacattgttgtcatttatgcATTAgcctctctggctccctgttgcaATTCGTTTGGTTTGgggtagtccttgagagttcattcccTAGGTTGTTATccagctggtacaatcttgtatcCTGGATACtttctgtggtctgatgttgtttgttctcagactaaaGGACTCCCTTCAGTaattcttttctttggtttttacatattcccttgatttctgtttatctggaaatgtcctcatttcaccaTCACATGTGAACGAGAGTTTTGTggtatatattattcttggttggcattttttttttctttcaaggctttagatatgtcatcccattaccctCTTGCCTTCATGATTTCTGCCAAATAGAGCTTTGTCtcattgtttcttctctgtatgtgaccttttgtttttcttgagctgctctcagtatattttctttgtctttggttttaacaagTGTGATTtgccttggtgatttccttttgggctctatcctgtatgggatttgttgagcttcttggacagtcagcttttcatcttccattttttgtttgtattttccatgaatttgtctgccttttccaaaaatttgcgtattttttcctcatttttgtctgcttcttGCTTCAATTAttgaatagctctgaatattagagatttgaattccctgtcaggtaattctagtgccttttcatctactgaaaagtcatcttgtgttttattttggatgcctactggtaccattctgtcttgttttttttatatgtcttgattctgtctgctgtcttcaggacattcagtagttattttcttcatttatctatTGTAGATCTATTtgtttcatcctacttttttgttttattaggttatgtctgagaagttgggctgtgcattctttgttgtttccttgtctgtgctcatgatacttttcacctccttttcCAATCACCAGGGCcaatcactcagctatggtgcagcagggcaggtcctgcTCAAGGGAAGGTGCTGGGATgcgttgtttgtggcatgtataAGGGCTGACAATGTGGGCTGGAAATCAGggctgggcaggttctggtaggccatgcctgttcTGGTTGGGGGTGTAATTTTTAGCTCAtgatgcaggtaggcaggaaggcatggggaggttgtgatgtgagCTAATATAggcatgggaaagaagagaaggagaaagaaacaggagccaataaccaaaaaaaagtgATAAGGGAGCTTGCTGGTagagtagagagatgagaaactgaaaagtggaaaaaaaaaaacaaagggagaaagaaagaaaataataattaactAAAATATCtggaacaaaataaagaaaagcgCTCAGGGATCCCACTAGTGCAGCTGCAAAGACTGAGGAAGTGGTtctcaggctgcacagtatagcctggctaggaTGGGGTATAGTTGTCACACAGTGcgaggtattcaggagacaggaaaataagGTATGTATAGAGAGaccagaactgagaaatgaagacagagaggaaaaatgaaagaagaaagaaatacccCCAGGGGCTGAACAGACTGGGGCTGAACACACAGTGCAGCACAGTTAGAAGGGACTCCCAAGccacgaaaagaaaaagaaaacaaacaataaaacaaagcaaagaaaaaaaaaaagccccaggaatcccaccagtgtggtgtcatgggccaggggagtggttccccattCACagccttttctttgtctttggttttaaggagTGGTGATTTCCTTTCAAGAAGCAAAGCTGGcccatggagccaggtgttcaagagaaaggagggggtggtggtgggaggcacagaagaaaccaaaataaatggaaaaaagcaatatCATCAGCAGACTAGTGGCACTCAGGGAGCTGGCCTGTGTgggcggggtgaatccaagcagcccaggACTGAAGCAGATGCCTCCCTAtgaagagactgcagctggtgggaagcatAGGAGCCCAAagatggagggagggggagaagggtAAGGATTAGGAAAGCATATtttgctggttaccgggtgctctgtctcctgctgggaacttcatgaagctgctttcccatactcctcaTCTGCCGATATCTGATGTGGGTGGGGAGATCCAAGCAGCACGTATTCTGCATTTCCTGGCCATCTGAGCCACAGCAGCCAGCAAGGAACATGAAGGTAGAGCAGCGGGAAGAGGATGGGAAGGTTAGAAAGaatatatcgctggttaccggatgctctgtctcttgctgggagctctgtgaagctgttttcccatgctccctgtccgccaatctctgacaggagtcgagatgatgaatctgtgctgcattagctgatagggagcCTCTGCATGTTTGTCTCCTCCctgtctgttctctgtcagtttctttttccatttggtgtttggctgagttctttatctctttgtttgacacttcaggttgcgggaatgacatttgtctctgttttacttatttttgctgtggagggacagtgtggtgcttctatCTATGGCATCACGTtgtccagaagtctgaaatgttctttttaacgatgaatggAATGCTATTCTTCTTTAATTTATCATTCTGGCATAATAGACCACAGAATTATCTAAGTCAAAATGGCCAatggcagtccatttcagctcactaatggctggACCAATGTTTATGTGTAccgttttatttttgatgatttctaactTTCCTAGATTTATAATCCATGCATTCCATATTCCTATCATTAACAGAagattgcagctgtttctttttgagttgtgccacatctgcaaatgaaggtcttgaaaccTTGAGTCGATtcaagtcattaaggtctactctacctTGAGGTAGCAGATCTTGcccaattgtattttgagtggcttcaaGCCTGAGGGCTCATTTTTTGGCAGTATATTAGACAGTGCtttgctgctcttcataaggttttaattggcttttttttttttttttcttttcagaagtagactgccaggtccttctaagCCtgacttaatctggaagctcaactgaaacctgtccaccaagggtgaaaTTACTGGTATtagaatacctgtggcatagcttccaacctcACAGCAATGCGAAAACAGCCACATTAGCACAAAcggacagacatgtggggaattTTTTTTGATTAACTGATGAAATATTTTCAGAATGTTTAGCTGTTAAGAGTTAATGCTAAACAAACATTCTGGCTTGTGACATTTTGGATTCCAttatcctttccttctcccttctcaTCACAGTATTTTATACCAGGGATGGATTCTGACCTAGGGCAGATACTCCATAACATGGCCAATCACCTAAATTTAGTCTACTCTACTCAATTATAAGAGCAAGCTTATTCAAATTTCCTCTCTGGAATTCTGACTAGGTAACCTGATAGGTtagagggaagagagaaaagctTGTATAATGCATAGGAGATCCTTTGTCTTGAAAACCAAAAGCACATGCAAACAGGCATTTTGAGAAAACAGAGAACAtagtagagagaaaaaaaatgtaagaaaaaaaaaaatggaaatcatgCACAAAGTCACAGAACACAAGAGATGACACACTAGTACTCCCAACATCCTGAGGGACTTCCTAGTTTCCCCCAAGTCCATGAGAGTTCCTATGATTAAcatgattttacaaaataaaatgatcAGCGtactttttttaatcactaaataGATCTCACTGAAACCCAGTACCTGATTCATTATCTCCAAAATACCAATTGTAATTTTATTATGACACGcaagaagtaaaacaactaatTGCTCCCACCATTCTTTCACGATGAGGAGCGCATAGGAGATGAACTTTTACTAGAAAATGAGTAGAAAACTATATAATAAGTTAGCGTTGCTGTTGgttgttgccctcgagtcagttcagactcatagtgaccctgtgtacaacaggatgaaacactgccctgtcctgcaccatcatcacaattgaggtatgcctgagcccatttttggcagccactgtgtcagtccacctcgttgatggtctttctctctttcattgaccctctactttaccaagcataatgtccttttccaggaactggtctttcctgttaacatgtccaaagtatgtgagacaaactctcaccatctttgcctctaaggagcattctagctgtacttcttacaagacacaattgtctgttcttttggtagtgcatggcatattcaatattcttcaccaacaccgcacttcaaagacatcaattcttcttccttcttattcattgtccaactttcacatgcatatgaggcaattgaaaacaccatggattgggtcaggctcatctttgcccttgaagtgacatctttgctttttaacactttaaagagttcctttgcagcagacttctCCAATgccatacatcttttgatttttttaaaatttttattgtgctttaagtgaaagttaaaaatcaagtcagtctctcatgcaaaaatatatatacaccttgctgtatactccaaATGCCCTCCCCtgataagacagcccactccttccctccgctctctcttttcatatccattccatcagcttctgaacccctctgccctctcatctcccctccagaaaggagacaacaacatagtctcaggtgtctacttaatccaaaaagctgattcttaaccagcatctttttctatcccattgtctagtccaatcgctgtctgaagtgttggctttgggaatggttcctgtcttgggctaggagaaggtctggggaccatgaccactgggatccttctagcctcagtcagaccattaagtctggtctttttatgagaatttggggtcttcattcctctgctctcctgctccctcaggggttctctgttgtgccgggcaccgtctagttcttctggtctcagactgatgtagcgtctggtttatgtggccctttctgtctcttgggctcataattaccttgtgtgcttggtgttcttcattctcctttggtccaggtgggttgagaccaattcatgcatcttagatggccatttgctagcgttttagaccccagacaccattctccaaagtgggatgcagaatgttttcttaatggattttattatgccaattgacttagacgtcccctgaaaccatggtccccaaacccacacccttgctacgctgacctttgaagcattcagtttattcaggaaacttctttgcttttgctttagatcagttgtgttgacctctcctgcattgtgtgttgtccttcccttcctgTGGTTCTTAACTACCATCAAagtagtgaatacacctctccctcccttccccctctcataaccatcaaattatattttcttctctgtttaaactatttatcggggtcttagaatagtggtcttatataatatttgtccttttgcaagtgactaatttcactcagcacaatgccttccaggttcctccatattatgaaatgtttcacagattcatcactgttctttattgttgcattgtattccattgtgtgaatataccagaatttatttat is a window of Elephas maximus indicus isolate mEleMax1 chromosome 20, mEleMax1 primary haplotype, whole genome shotgun sequence DNA encoding:
- the LOC126063659 gene encoding olfactory receptor 4C16-like, whose amino-acid sequence is MAVDRYVAICKPLHYMSIMNRRVCSVLVAIAWVGACVHSSVQIFLTLSLHFCGLSVIDHYLCDLHPLLKLACTDTYVTNLLLVSSSGAISIMSFVMLIFSYVIILYSLRNHSAKGRKKALATCISHIIVVILFCSLWTLLGNSLIIITIKTSWALGSPMYFFLFYLSLSDTYFSTSIAPRMIVDTLLKNNTISFNECMIQIFSLHFFGCQEILILVLTAVDRYVAICKPLHYMSIMTQWVCSVLVAIAWVGACVHSSVQIFLTLSLPFCGPNVIDHYLCDFRPLLKLACTDTYVINLLLVSNSGALCIMIFIMRTFSYVIILHSLRNHSAEGRKKALSICISRIIVVILFFVPCIFIYTCPTTTFPMDMITVFYRI